In a single window of the Rhodamnia argentea isolate NSW1041297 chromosome 2, ASM2092103v1, whole genome shotgun sequence genome:
- the LOC115746710 gene encoding putative 12-oxophytodienoate reductase 11: MSGQEIPAPPLRTPYKMGRFDLSHRVVLAPLTRQRSYKNVPQPHAILYYSQRTSKGGLLIAEATGVSDTAQGYPDTPGIWTKEQVEAWKPIVDAVHDKGGIFFCQIWHVGRVSNTGSQPNGQAPISSTDKPLTPQLRGNGIDVAQFTTPRRLRTDEIPNIVNDFRLAARNAIEAGFDGVEIHGAHGYLIEQFMKDQVNDRTDQYGGSLENRCRFAVEIVEAIVNEIGADRVGIRLSPFATYSEAGDSNPKALGQYMVEQLNKYGILYCHMVEPRMVTVGEISPCPHTLVPMRNLFKGTFIVAGGYTREDGNSAVAENRADLVAYGRFFLANPDLPKRFELDAPLNKYDRATFYISDPVIGYTDYPFLEGMA; this comes from the exons ATGTCTGGTCAAGAAATCCCCGCTCCTCCTCTCCGCACTCCCTACAAAATGGGAAGATTCGATCTTTCTCACAG AGTTGTTCTTGCACCATTGACCAGACAAAGATCTTACAAGAATGTTCCTCAGCCACATGCCATATTGTACTATTCTCAGAGAACCTCTAAAGGTGGCCTTCTCATTGCCGAAGCCACAGGAGTCTCTGACACTGCGCAAGG GTATCCAGATACACCTGGCATATGGACTAAAGAGCAAGTTGAGGCTTGGAAACCCATTGTAGATGCTGTTCATGACAAAGGCGGTATCTTCTTTTGTCAGATCTGGCATGTGGGGAGGGTCTCAAATACAG GTTCTCAGCCAAATGGGCAAGCTCCGATCTCATCCACTGACAAGCCATTGACTCCTCAACTTCGAGGTAACGGCATTGATGTTGCTCAGTTCACAACACCAAGGCGTCTAAGGACTGATGAAATTCCAAACATTGTCAATGACTTCAGACTTGCTGCAAGGAATGCTATAGAAGCTG GTTTTGACGGTGTCGAAATACATGGTGCTCATGGCTACTTAATAGAACAATTCATGAAAGACCAGGTAAATGACAGAACAGACCAGTATGGAGGTTCTTTGGAGAACCGGTGTCGTTTTGCTGTCGAGATTGTGGAGGCCATTGTTAATGAAATAGGGGCAGACAGAGTCGGGATCAGGCTTTCCCCTTTCGCAACCTACTCGGAAGCGGGAGACTCGAACCCCAAAGCACTAGGACAGTACATGGTTGAACAATTAAATAAATACGGGATCCTTTACTGCCACATGGTTGAGCCGAGAATGGTGACTGTGGGTGAAATAAGCCCTTGTCCACATACTCTGGTGCCGATGAGGAACTTGTTCAAGGGAACTTTCATTGTAGCTGGGGGTTACACCCGGGAAGATGGAAACAGTGCTGTGGCCGAGAACCGTGCGGATCTCGTTGCCTATGGCCGTTTTTTCTTGGCCAATCCAGATTTGCCTAAGAGGTTTGAATTGGACGCACCTCTGAATAAGTATGATAGAGCGACGTTCTACATATCCGACCCGGTGATTGGGTACACCGACTATCCATTCCTGGAGGGCATGGCTTAA
- the LOC115746795 gene encoding 12-oxophytodienoate reductase 2-like produces the protein MSGQEIPAPPLRTPYKMGRFDLSHRVVLAPLTRQRSYKNVPQPHAILYYSQRTSKGGLLIAEATGVSDTAQGYPDTPGIWTKEQVEAWKPIVDAVHAKGGIFFCQIWHVGRVSNTGFQPNGQAPISSTDKLLTTQLRGSGFDVAQFTTPRRLRTDEIPNIVNDFRLAARNAIEAGFDGVEIHGAHGYLIEQFMKDQVNDRTDQYGGSLENRCRFAVEIVEAIVNEIGADRVGIKISPFATYSEAGDSNPKALGQYMVEQLNKYGILYCHMVEPRTATVGEISLCLHNPVPMRNLFKGTFIVTGGYTREDGNSAVAENRADLVAYGRFFLANPDLPKRFELDAPLNKYDRETFYISDPVIGYTDYPFLEGTA, from the exons ATGTCTGGCCAAGAAATCCCCGCTCCTCCTCTCCGCACTCCCTACAAAATGGGAAGATTCGATCTTTCTCACAG AGTTGTTCTCGCACCATTGACCAGACAAAGGTCTTACAAGAATGTTCCTCAGCCACATGCCATATTGTACTATTCTCAGAGAACCTCTAAAGGTGGCCTTCTCATTGCCGAAGCCACAGGAGTCTCTGACACTGCACAAGG ATATCCAGATACACCTGGCATATGGACTAAAGAGCAAGTTGAGGCTTGGAAACCCATTGTAGATGCTGTTCATGCCAAAGGCGGTATCTTCTTTTGTCAGATCTGGCATGTGGGGAGGGTCTCAAATACAG GTTTTCAGCCAAATGGGCAAGCTCCAATCTCGTCCACTGACAAGCTATTGACTACTCAACTTCGAGGTAGCGGCTTTGATGTTGCTCAGTTCACAACACCAAGGCGTCTAAGGACTGATGAAATTCCAAACATTGTCAATGACTTCAGACTTGCTGCAAGGAATGCTATAGAAGCTG GTTTTGACGGTGTCGAAATACATGGTGCTCATGGCTACTTAATAGAACAATTCATGAAAGACCAGGTAAACGACAGAACAGACCAGTATGGAGGTTCTTTGGAGAACCGGTGTCGTTTTGCTGTCGAGATCGTGGAGGCCATTGTTAATGAAATAGGGGCAGACAGAGTCGGGATCAAGATTTCCCCTTTCGCAACGTACTCGGAAGCAGGAGACTCGAACCCCAAAGCACTAGGACAGTACATGGTTGAACAATTAAATAAATACGGGATCCTTTACTGCCACATGGTTGAGCCGAGAACGGCGACTGTGGGTGAAATAAGCCTTTGTCTGCACAATCCGGTGCCGATGAGGAACTTGTTCAAGGGAACTTTCATTGTAACAGGGGGTTACACCAGGGAAGATGGAAACAGTGCTGTGGCCGAGAACCGTGCGGATCTCGTTGCCTACGGCCGTTTTTTCTTGGCCAATCCGGATTTGCCTAAGAGGTTTGAATTGGACGCACCTCTGAATAAGTATGATAGGGAGACGTTCTACATATCCGACCCGGTGATTGGGTACACCGACTATCCATTCCTGGAGGGCACGGCTTGA